Proteins encoded by one window of Acinonyx jubatus isolate Ajub_Pintada_27869175 chromosome X, VMU_Ajub_asm_v1.0, whole genome shotgun sequence:
- the SEPTIN6 gene encoding septin-6 isoform X1 codes for MEAEANSGSLEDSWAFIQRPGEGCRTVPLAGHVGFDSLPDQLVNKSVSQGFCFNILCVGETGLGKSTLMDTLFNTKFEGEPATHTQPGVQLRSNTYDLQESNVGLKLTIVSTVGFGDQINKEDSYKPIVEFIDAQFEAYLQEELKIRRVLHAYHDSRIHACLYFIAPTGHSLKSLDLVTMKKLDSKVNIIPIIAKSDAISKSELTKFKIKITSELVSNGVQIYQFPTDDESVAEINGTMNAHLPFAVIGSTEELKIGNKMMKARQYPWGTVQVENEAHCDFVKLREMLIRVNMEDLREQTHSRHYELYRRCKLEEMGFQDTDPDSKPFSLQETYEAKRNEFLGELQKKEEEMRQMFVQRVKEKEAELKEAEKELHEKFDRLKKLHQDEKKKLEDKKKSLDDEVNAFKQRKTAAELLQSQGSQAGGSQTLKRDKEKKNNPWLCTE; via the exons GGTGAAGGCTGCCGAACTGTCCCCCTGGCTGGACATGTGGGGTTTGACAGCTTGCCCGACCAGCTGGTGAATAAGTCAGTCAGCCAGGGTTTCTGCTTCAACATCCTGTGCGTGG GAGAGACAGGGTTGGGCAAGTCGACCCTCATGGACACCCTGTTCAACACCAAGTTTGAGGGGGAGCCAGCCACCCACACGCAGCCGGGTGTCCAGCTCCGGTCCAACACCTATGACCTCCAAGAGagcaacgtggggctcaagctcacaattGTGAGCACAGTGGGCTTTGGGGACCAGATCAACAAGGAAGACAG CTACAAGCCTATCGTGGAATTCATCGACGCCCAGTTCGAGGCCTACCTGCAGGAAGAGCTGAAGATCCGCAGGGTCCTGCACGCCTACCATGACTCCCGAATCCACGCCTGCTTGTACTTCATCGCCCCCACGGGTCATTCCCTGAAGTCTCTGGACCTCGTGACGATGAAGAAGCTGGACAGTAAG GTGAACATCATCCCCATCATTGCCAAATCAGATGCCATTTCTAAGAGTGAGCTAACGAAGttcaaaatcaaaatcaccaGTGAACTTGTCAGCAACGGGGTTCAGATCTACCAGTTCCCGACAGATGACGAGTCCGTGgcagagatcaatggaaccatGAAC GCGCACCTGCCGTTTGCTGTCATCGGCAGCACAGAAGAACTCAAGATAGGCAACAAGATGATGAAGGCACGGCAGTATCCTTGGGGCACAGTGCAAG TTGAGAACGAGGCCCACTGCGACTTTGTGAAGCTGCGGGAGATGCTGATTCGGGTGAACATGGAGGACCTCCGGGAGCAGACCCACAGCCGGCACTACGAGCTGTACCGCCGCTGCAAGCTGGAGGAGATGGGCTTCCAGGACACCGACCCCGACAGCAAGCCCTTCAG CTTACAGGAGACGTATGAGGCCAAAAGGAACGAGTTCCTAGGGGAGCtccagaagaaagaggaagagatgagACAGATGTTCGTCCAGAGAGTCAAAGAGAAGGAAGCTGAACTTAAAGAGGCGGAGAAAGAG CTGCATGAGAAGTTTGACCGGCTGAAGAAGCTACACCAGGACGAGAAGAAGAAACTGGAGGATAAGAAGAAATCTCTGGACGATGAAGTGAATGccttcaaacagagaaagacGGCGGCTGAGCTGCTCCAGTCGCAGGGCTCCCAGGCCGGAGGCTCCCAGACGCTgaaaagggacaaagagaagaaaaa
- the SEPTIN6 gene encoding septin-6 isoform X5, with amino-acid sequence MNFPIRGSLHRHGEGCRTVPLAGHVGFDSLPDQLVNKSVSQGFCFNILCVGETGLGKSTLMDTLFNTKFEGEPATHTQPGVQLRSNTYDLQESNVGLKLTIVSTVGFGDQINKEDSYKPIVEFIDAQFEAYLQEELKIRRVLHAYHDSRIHACLYFIAPTGHSLKSLDLVTMKKLDSKVNIIPIIAKSDAISKSELTKFKIKITSELVSNGVQIYQFPTDDESVAEINGTMNAHLPFAVIGSTEELKIGNKMMKARQYPWGTVQVENEAHCDFVKLREMLIRVNMEDLREQTHSRHYELYRRCKLEEMGFQDTDPDSKPFSLQETYEAKRNEFLGELQKKEEEMRQMFVQRVKEKEAELKEAEKELHEKFDRLKKLHQDEKKKLEDKKKSLDDEVNAFKQRKTAAELLQSQGSQAGGSQTLKRDKEKKNNPWLCTE; translated from the exons ATGAATTTCCCTATACGTGGATCTTTGCACAGACAC GGTGAAGGCTGCCGAACTGTCCCCCTGGCTGGACATGTGGGGTTTGACAGCTTGCCCGACCAGCTGGTGAATAAGTCAGTCAGCCAGGGTTTCTGCTTCAACATCCTGTGCGTGG GAGAGACAGGGTTGGGCAAGTCGACCCTCATGGACACCCTGTTCAACACCAAGTTTGAGGGGGAGCCAGCCACCCACACGCAGCCGGGTGTCCAGCTCCGGTCCAACACCTATGACCTCCAAGAGagcaacgtggggctcaagctcacaattGTGAGCACAGTGGGCTTTGGGGACCAGATCAACAAGGAAGACAG CTACAAGCCTATCGTGGAATTCATCGACGCCCAGTTCGAGGCCTACCTGCAGGAAGAGCTGAAGATCCGCAGGGTCCTGCACGCCTACCATGACTCCCGAATCCACGCCTGCTTGTACTTCATCGCCCCCACGGGTCATTCCCTGAAGTCTCTGGACCTCGTGACGATGAAGAAGCTGGACAGTAAG GTGAACATCATCCCCATCATTGCCAAATCAGATGCCATTTCTAAGAGTGAGCTAACGAAGttcaaaatcaaaatcaccaGTGAACTTGTCAGCAACGGGGTTCAGATCTACCAGTTCCCGACAGATGACGAGTCCGTGgcagagatcaatggaaccatGAAC GCGCACCTGCCGTTTGCTGTCATCGGCAGCACAGAAGAACTCAAGATAGGCAACAAGATGATGAAGGCACGGCAGTATCCTTGGGGCACAGTGCAAG TTGAGAACGAGGCCCACTGCGACTTTGTGAAGCTGCGGGAGATGCTGATTCGGGTGAACATGGAGGACCTCCGGGAGCAGACCCACAGCCGGCACTACGAGCTGTACCGCCGCTGCAAGCTGGAGGAGATGGGCTTCCAGGACACCGACCCCGACAGCAAGCCCTTCAG CTTACAGGAGACGTATGAGGCCAAAAGGAACGAGTTCCTAGGGGAGCtccagaagaaagaggaagagatgagACAGATGTTCGTCCAGAGAGTCAAAGAGAAGGAAGCTGAACTTAAAGAGGCGGAGAAAGAG CTGCATGAGAAGTTTGACCGGCTGAAGAAGCTACACCAGGACGAGAAGAAGAAACTGGAGGATAAGAAGAAATCTCTGGACGATGAAGTGAATGccttcaaacagagaaagacGGCGGCTGAGCTGCTCCAGTCGCAGGGCTCCCAGGCCGGAGGCTCCCAGACGCTgaaaagggacaaagagaagaaaaa
- the SEPTIN6 gene encoding septin-6 isoform X2, with translation MEAEANSGSLEDSWAFIQRPGEGCRTVPLAGHVGFDSLPDQLVNKSVSQGFCFNILCVGETGLGKSTLMDTLFNTKFEGEPATHTQPGVQLRSNTYDLQESNVGLKLTIVSTVGFGDQINKEDSYKPIVEFIDAQFEAYLQEELKIRRVLHAYHDSRIHACLYFIAPTGHSLKSLDLVTMKKLDSKVNIIPIIAKSDAISKSELTKFKIKITSELVSNGVQIYQFPTDDESVAEINGTMNAHLPFAVIGSTEELKIGNKMMKARQYPWGTVQVENEAHCDFVKLREMLIRVNMEDLREQTHSRHYELYRRCKLEEMGFQDTDPDSKPFSLQETYEAKRNEFLGELQKKEEEMRQMFVQRVKEKEAELKEAEKELHEKFDRLKKLHQDEKKKLEDKKKSLDDEVNAFKQRKTAAELLQSQGSQAGGSQTLKRDKEKKNLGFL, from the exons GGTGAAGGCTGCCGAACTGTCCCCCTGGCTGGACATGTGGGGTTTGACAGCTTGCCCGACCAGCTGGTGAATAAGTCAGTCAGCCAGGGTTTCTGCTTCAACATCCTGTGCGTGG GAGAGACAGGGTTGGGCAAGTCGACCCTCATGGACACCCTGTTCAACACCAAGTTTGAGGGGGAGCCAGCCACCCACACGCAGCCGGGTGTCCAGCTCCGGTCCAACACCTATGACCTCCAAGAGagcaacgtggggctcaagctcacaattGTGAGCACAGTGGGCTTTGGGGACCAGATCAACAAGGAAGACAG CTACAAGCCTATCGTGGAATTCATCGACGCCCAGTTCGAGGCCTACCTGCAGGAAGAGCTGAAGATCCGCAGGGTCCTGCACGCCTACCATGACTCCCGAATCCACGCCTGCTTGTACTTCATCGCCCCCACGGGTCATTCCCTGAAGTCTCTGGACCTCGTGACGATGAAGAAGCTGGACAGTAAG GTGAACATCATCCCCATCATTGCCAAATCAGATGCCATTTCTAAGAGTGAGCTAACGAAGttcaaaatcaaaatcaccaGTGAACTTGTCAGCAACGGGGTTCAGATCTACCAGTTCCCGACAGATGACGAGTCCGTGgcagagatcaatggaaccatGAAC GCGCACCTGCCGTTTGCTGTCATCGGCAGCACAGAAGAACTCAAGATAGGCAACAAGATGATGAAGGCACGGCAGTATCCTTGGGGCACAGTGCAAG TTGAGAACGAGGCCCACTGCGACTTTGTGAAGCTGCGGGAGATGCTGATTCGGGTGAACATGGAGGACCTCCGGGAGCAGACCCACAGCCGGCACTACGAGCTGTACCGCCGCTGCAAGCTGGAGGAGATGGGCTTCCAGGACACCGACCCCGACAGCAAGCCCTTCAG CTTACAGGAGACGTATGAGGCCAAAAGGAACGAGTTCCTAGGGGAGCtccagaagaaagaggaagagatgagACAGATGTTCGTCCAGAGAGTCAAAGAGAAGGAAGCTGAACTTAAAGAGGCGGAGAAAGAG CTGCATGAGAAGTTTGACCGGCTGAAGAAGCTACACCAGGACGAGAAGAAGAAACTGGAGGATAAGAAGAAATCTCTGGACGATGAAGTGAATGccttcaaacagagaaagacGGCGGCTGAGCTGCTCCAGTCGCAGGGCTCCCAGGCCGGAGGCTCCCAGACGCTgaaaagggacaaagagaagaaaaa
- the SEPTIN6 gene encoding septin-6 isoform X4 has product MEAEANSGSLEDSWAFIQRPGEGCRTVPLAGHVGFDSLPDQLVNKSVSQGFCFNILCVGETGLGKSTLMDTLFNTKFEGEPATHTQPGVQLRSNTYDLQESNVGLKLTIVSTVGFGDQINKEDSYKPIVEFIDAQFEAYLQEELKIRRVLHAYHDSRIHACLYFIAPTGHSLKSLDLVTMKKLDSKVNIIPIIAKSDAISKSELTKFKIKITSELVSNGVQIYQFPTDDESVAEINGTMNAHLPFAVIGSTEELKIGNKMMKARQYPWGTVQVENEAHCDFVKLREMLIRVNMEDLREQTHSRHYELYRRCKLEEMGFQDTDPDSKPFSLQETYEAKRNEFLGELQKKEEEMRQMFVQRVKEKEAELKEAEKELHEKFDRLKKLHQDEKKKLEDKKKSLDDEVNAFKQRKTAAELLQSQGSQAGGSQTLKRDKEKKN; this is encoded by the exons GGTGAAGGCTGCCGAACTGTCCCCCTGGCTGGACATGTGGGGTTTGACAGCTTGCCCGACCAGCTGGTGAATAAGTCAGTCAGCCAGGGTTTCTGCTTCAACATCCTGTGCGTGG GAGAGACAGGGTTGGGCAAGTCGACCCTCATGGACACCCTGTTCAACACCAAGTTTGAGGGGGAGCCAGCCACCCACACGCAGCCGGGTGTCCAGCTCCGGTCCAACACCTATGACCTCCAAGAGagcaacgtggggctcaagctcacaattGTGAGCACAGTGGGCTTTGGGGACCAGATCAACAAGGAAGACAG CTACAAGCCTATCGTGGAATTCATCGACGCCCAGTTCGAGGCCTACCTGCAGGAAGAGCTGAAGATCCGCAGGGTCCTGCACGCCTACCATGACTCCCGAATCCACGCCTGCTTGTACTTCATCGCCCCCACGGGTCATTCCCTGAAGTCTCTGGACCTCGTGACGATGAAGAAGCTGGACAGTAAG GTGAACATCATCCCCATCATTGCCAAATCAGATGCCATTTCTAAGAGTGAGCTAACGAAGttcaaaatcaaaatcaccaGTGAACTTGTCAGCAACGGGGTTCAGATCTACCAGTTCCCGACAGATGACGAGTCCGTGgcagagatcaatggaaccatGAAC GCGCACCTGCCGTTTGCTGTCATCGGCAGCACAGAAGAACTCAAGATAGGCAACAAGATGATGAAGGCACGGCAGTATCCTTGGGGCACAGTGCAAG TTGAGAACGAGGCCCACTGCGACTTTGTGAAGCTGCGGGAGATGCTGATTCGGGTGAACATGGAGGACCTCCGGGAGCAGACCCACAGCCGGCACTACGAGCTGTACCGCCGCTGCAAGCTGGAGGAGATGGGCTTCCAGGACACCGACCCCGACAGCAAGCCCTTCAG CTTACAGGAGACGTATGAGGCCAAAAGGAACGAGTTCCTAGGGGAGCtccagaagaaagaggaagagatgagACAGATGTTCGTCCAGAGAGTCAAAGAGAAGGAAGCTGAACTTAAAGAGGCGGAGAAAGAG CTGCATGAGAAGTTTGACCGGCTGAAGAAGCTACACCAGGACGAGAAGAAGAAACTGGAGGATAAGAAGAAATCTCTGGACGATGAAGTGAATGccttcaaacagagaaagacGGCGGCTGAGCTGCTCCAGTCGCAGGGCTCCCAGGCCGGAGGCTCCCAGACGCTgaaaagggacaaagagaagaaaaa
- the SEPTIN6 gene encoding septin-6 isoform X3, with the protein MEAEANSGSLEDSWAFIQRPGEGCRTVPLAGHVGFDSLPDQLVNKSVSQGFCFNILCVGETGLGKSTLMDTLFNTKFEGEPATHTQPGVQLRSNTYDLQESNVGLKLTIVSTVGFGDQINKEDSYKPIVEFIDAQFEAYLQEELKIRRVLHAYHDSRIHACLYFIAPTGHSLKSLDLVTMKKLDSKVNIIPIIAKSDAISKSELTKFKIKITSELVSNGVQIYQFPTDDESVAEINGTMNAHLPFAVIGSTEELKIGNKMMKARQYPWGTVQVENEAHCDFVKLREMLIRVNMEDLREQTHSRHYELYRRCKLEEMGFQDTDPDSKPFSLQETYEAKRNEFLGELQKKEEEMRQMFVQRVKEKEAELKEAEKELHEKFDRLKKLHQDEKKKLEDKKKSLDDEVNAFKQRKTAAELLQSQGSQAGGSQTLKRDKEKKNFF; encoded by the exons GGTGAAGGCTGCCGAACTGTCCCCCTGGCTGGACATGTGGGGTTTGACAGCTTGCCCGACCAGCTGGTGAATAAGTCAGTCAGCCAGGGTTTCTGCTTCAACATCCTGTGCGTGG GAGAGACAGGGTTGGGCAAGTCGACCCTCATGGACACCCTGTTCAACACCAAGTTTGAGGGGGAGCCAGCCACCCACACGCAGCCGGGTGTCCAGCTCCGGTCCAACACCTATGACCTCCAAGAGagcaacgtggggctcaagctcacaattGTGAGCACAGTGGGCTTTGGGGACCAGATCAACAAGGAAGACAG CTACAAGCCTATCGTGGAATTCATCGACGCCCAGTTCGAGGCCTACCTGCAGGAAGAGCTGAAGATCCGCAGGGTCCTGCACGCCTACCATGACTCCCGAATCCACGCCTGCTTGTACTTCATCGCCCCCACGGGTCATTCCCTGAAGTCTCTGGACCTCGTGACGATGAAGAAGCTGGACAGTAAG GTGAACATCATCCCCATCATTGCCAAATCAGATGCCATTTCTAAGAGTGAGCTAACGAAGttcaaaatcaaaatcaccaGTGAACTTGTCAGCAACGGGGTTCAGATCTACCAGTTCCCGACAGATGACGAGTCCGTGgcagagatcaatggaaccatGAAC GCGCACCTGCCGTTTGCTGTCATCGGCAGCACAGAAGAACTCAAGATAGGCAACAAGATGATGAAGGCACGGCAGTATCCTTGGGGCACAGTGCAAG TTGAGAACGAGGCCCACTGCGACTTTGTGAAGCTGCGGGAGATGCTGATTCGGGTGAACATGGAGGACCTCCGGGAGCAGACCCACAGCCGGCACTACGAGCTGTACCGCCGCTGCAAGCTGGAGGAGATGGGCTTCCAGGACACCGACCCCGACAGCAAGCCCTTCAG CTTACAGGAGACGTATGAGGCCAAAAGGAACGAGTTCCTAGGGGAGCtccagaagaaagaggaagagatgagACAGATGTTCGTCCAGAGAGTCAAAGAGAAGGAAGCTGAACTTAAAGAGGCGGAGAAAGAG CTGCATGAGAAGTTTGACCGGCTGAAGAAGCTACACCAGGACGAGAAGAAGAAACTGGAGGATAAGAAGAAATCTCTGGACGATGAAGTGAATGccttcaaacagagaaagacGGCGGCTGAGCTGCTCCAGTCGCAGGGCTCCCAGGCCGGAGGCTCCCAGACGCTgaaaagggacaaagagaagaaaaa
- the SEPTIN6 gene encoding septin-6 isoform X6 — protein sequence MAATDIARQVGEGCRTVPLAGHVGFDSLPDQLVNKSVSQGFCFNILCVGETGLGKSTLMDTLFNTKFEGEPATHTQPGVQLRSNTYDLQESNVGLKLTIVSTVGFGDQINKEDSYKPIVEFIDAQFEAYLQEELKIRRVLHAYHDSRIHACLYFIAPTGHSLKSLDLVTMKKLDSKVNIIPIIAKSDAISKSELTKFKIKITSELVSNGVQIYQFPTDDESVAEINGTMNAHLPFAVIGSTEELKIGNKMMKARQYPWGTVQVENEAHCDFVKLREMLIRVNMEDLREQTHSRHYELYRRCKLEEMGFQDTDPDSKPFSLQETYEAKRNEFLGELQKKEEEMRQMFVQRVKEKEAELKEAEKELHEKFDRLKKLHQDEKKKLEDKKKSLDDEVNAFKQRKTAAELLQSQGSQAGGSQTLKRDKEKKNNPWLCTE from the exons GGTGAAGGCTGCCGAACTGTCCCCCTGGCTGGACATGTGGGGTTTGACAGCTTGCCCGACCAGCTGGTGAATAAGTCAGTCAGCCAGGGTTTCTGCTTCAACATCCTGTGCGTGG GAGAGACAGGGTTGGGCAAGTCGACCCTCATGGACACCCTGTTCAACACCAAGTTTGAGGGGGAGCCAGCCACCCACACGCAGCCGGGTGTCCAGCTCCGGTCCAACACCTATGACCTCCAAGAGagcaacgtggggctcaagctcacaattGTGAGCACAGTGGGCTTTGGGGACCAGATCAACAAGGAAGACAG CTACAAGCCTATCGTGGAATTCATCGACGCCCAGTTCGAGGCCTACCTGCAGGAAGAGCTGAAGATCCGCAGGGTCCTGCACGCCTACCATGACTCCCGAATCCACGCCTGCTTGTACTTCATCGCCCCCACGGGTCATTCCCTGAAGTCTCTGGACCTCGTGACGATGAAGAAGCTGGACAGTAAG GTGAACATCATCCCCATCATTGCCAAATCAGATGCCATTTCTAAGAGTGAGCTAACGAAGttcaaaatcaaaatcaccaGTGAACTTGTCAGCAACGGGGTTCAGATCTACCAGTTCCCGACAGATGACGAGTCCGTGgcagagatcaatggaaccatGAAC GCGCACCTGCCGTTTGCTGTCATCGGCAGCACAGAAGAACTCAAGATAGGCAACAAGATGATGAAGGCACGGCAGTATCCTTGGGGCACAGTGCAAG TTGAGAACGAGGCCCACTGCGACTTTGTGAAGCTGCGGGAGATGCTGATTCGGGTGAACATGGAGGACCTCCGGGAGCAGACCCACAGCCGGCACTACGAGCTGTACCGCCGCTGCAAGCTGGAGGAGATGGGCTTCCAGGACACCGACCCCGACAGCAAGCCCTTCAG CTTACAGGAGACGTATGAGGCCAAAAGGAACGAGTTCCTAGGGGAGCtccagaagaaagaggaagagatgagACAGATGTTCGTCCAGAGAGTCAAAGAGAAGGAAGCTGAACTTAAAGAGGCGGAGAAAGAG CTGCATGAGAAGTTTGACCGGCTGAAGAAGCTACACCAGGACGAGAAGAAGAAACTGGAGGATAAGAAGAAATCTCTGGACGATGAAGTGAATGccttcaaacagagaaagacGGCGGCTGAGCTGCTCCAGTCGCAGGGCTCCCAGGCCGGAGGCTCCCAGACGCTgaaaagggacaaagagaagaaaaa